Proteins from a single region of Sphingomonas sp.:
- the nadC gene encoding carboxylating nicotinate-nucleotide diphosphorylase, protein MSEIQIPGFDLPAFIATTLAEDLGDAGDITSAAVIPADAIFAGVMDSRDAITVAGLPIAEAFFRALDPQVSIERLVQDGERVPAGTDLMRLRGKARALLTAERSALNTVQHLSGIATMTRAYVDAIHGTGATLLDTRKTIPGLRLLEKYATRMGGATNHRMGLWDAAMIKDNHVAVAGSVGEAVRRAVAAGIASIIVEVDRIDQIAPALDAGATHLLLDNMEPDTLREAVALVAGRVPTEASGGVRLDTIRAIAESGVTFVSVGRLTQSAPAADIGLDFKTA, encoded by the coding sequence ATGTCAGAAATCCAGATCCCCGGCTTCGACCTCCCCGCCTTCATCGCCACCACGCTCGCCGAGGACCTGGGCGACGCTGGCGACATCACCTCCGCCGCAGTCATCCCCGCCGACGCGATCTTCGCCGGCGTCATGGACAGCCGGGACGCGATCACCGTCGCGGGCCTTCCCATCGCCGAGGCATTCTTTCGCGCGCTCGACCCGCAAGTCAGCATCGAGCGGCTGGTGCAGGATGGCGAGCGCGTCCCCGCCGGCACCGATCTGATGCGCCTGCGCGGCAAGGCCCGCGCCTTGCTCACCGCCGAGCGTTCGGCGCTCAATACCGTTCAGCACCTCTCCGGTATCGCGACGATGACGCGCGCCTATGTCGACGCCATCCACGGCACCGGCGCGACCCTGCTCGATACCCGCAAGACCATCCCCGGCCTGCGCCTGCTCGAGAAATACGCGACCCGGATGGGCGGCGCGACAAATCACCGCATGGGGCTGTGGGACGCGGCGATGATCAAGGACAATCATGTCGCCGTCGCCGGCTCGGTCGGCGAGGCGGTGCGCCGCGCGGTGGCGGCGGGCATCGCCAGCATCATCGTCGAGGTCGACCGCATCGACCAGATCGCGCCCGCGCTGGACGCGGGCGCGACACACCTGCTGCTAGACAATATGGAGCCCGATACGTTGCGCGAGGCGGTGGCGCTGGTTGCCGGGCGAGTGCCCACCGAAGCTTCGGGCGGCGTCCGCCTCGATACCATCCGGGCCATCGCCGAAAGCGGCGTCACCTTTGTCAGCGTCGGCCGGCTCACCCAGTCGGCCCCCGCCGCCGATATCGGGCTCGATTTCAAAACCGCTTGA
- a CDS encoding DUF4112 domain-containing protein translates to MASGLSHGLPLGRDVAAVRRRIEGMEKLLERGFTIPGTNQKFGLDVILDLIPIGGDFVAAAMGLYMVMEARNLNMPKSAIVRMLGNVGFDWLLGLIPVVGIVPDLLFRSNSRNLRIIRKHLDKHHPSSAVIDQR, encoded by the coding sequence ATGGCTTCCGGATTGAGCCACGGCCTGCCGCTGGGCAGGGATGTCGCCGCGGTGCGCCGCCGGATCGAGGGCATGGAAAAGCTGCTCGAGCGCGGCTTCACCATTCCCGGCACCAATCAGAAATTCGGCCTCGACGTGATCCTCGACCTGATCCCGATCGGCGGCGACTTCGTCGCGGCGGCGATGGGGCTCTACATGGTCATGGAGGCGCGCAACCTCAACATGCCCAAGAGCGCGATCGTCCGCATGCTCGGCAATGTCGGGTTCGACTGGCTGCTCGGGCTGATCCCGGTCGTCGGCATAGTCCCCGATCTCCTCTTCCGCTCAAACTCGCGCAATCTGCGGATCATCCGCAAGCATCTCGACAAGCATCACCCGTCGAGCGCGGTGATCGACCAGCGCTGA